A part of Prolixibacteraceae bacterium genomic DNA contains:
- a CDS encoding sigma-70 family RNA polymerase sigma factor: protein MEFTDFGKQLISLEPHLFNFALKLTRSHQKSQDLVQETFLKAWRYKDQFRRDTNFKAWVFTIMRNSYINNYRKNYTQKVIFDTREYSYLNNYRSSNSNMQESILRHKEIMGKIMTLKEGIRSAFLMYIEGYKYKEISHELNLPIGTVKSRIFFARKQLTWWLEKR from the coding sequence ATGGAATTTACTGATTTCGGAAAACAGCTAATTTCTTTAGAACCCCATCTATTTAATTTTGCATTAAAACTGACAAGATCACATCAAAAATCCCAGGACCTTGTCCAAGAGACCTTTTTAAAAGCATGGAGGTATAAAGATCAATTTCGTCGGGATACGAATTTCAAAGCTTGGGTCTTTACAATTATGAGAAACTCTTATATTAACAATTACAGGAAAAATTACACACAAAAAGTAATATTCGATACTAGAGAGTATAGCTATCTCAATAATTATCGATCGAGTAATTCCAATATGCAAGAGAGTATTCTGAGACATAAAGAGATCATGGGGAAAATAATGACTCTTAAAGAGGGAATTAGATCCGCATTCTTAATGTATATTGAAGGGTATAAATACAAAGAAATTTCTCATGAACTTAACTTGCCAATAGGCACGGTTAAAAGCAGAATATTTTTTGCAAGAAAACAACTCACTTGGTGGCTAGAAAAGAGATAA